The proteins below come from a single Serratia fonticola genomic window:
- the paaY gene encoding phenylacetic acid degradation protein PaaY, with amino-acid sequence MPVYQIDGLTPVVDPSSYVHPTAVLIGDVIIGKGVYIGPNASLRGDFGRIVVEDGANVQDNCVMHGFPLQDTVVEQDGHIGHSAILHGCRVRRNAMIGMNAVIMDGAVIGENSIVGAGSFVKAAAEIAANQLVIGSPARVIRELTEQELAWKRTGTLQYQELVLRCKNSLKEVAPLTEPEPGRQRLNFGDHIIPKSQL; translated from the coding sequence ATGCCCGTGTATCAGATTGACGGCTTGACGCCGGTGGTCGATCCCAGCAGCTATGTTCACCCCACTGCGGTACTGATTGGCGACGTGATTATCGGCAAAGGCGTCTACATCGGCCCCAATGCCAGCCTGCGTGGCGACTTTGGGCGCATTGTGGTCGAAGACGGTGCCAACGTGCAGGATAATTGCGTGATGCACGGCTTCCCGCTGCAGGACACGGTAGTCGAACAAGATGGGCATATCGGCCACAGCGCCATACTGCACGGTTGCCGCGTGCGCCGTAACGCGATGATCGGCATGAATGCCGTCATCATGGACGGTGCGGTCATTGGTGAGAACTCCATTGTCGGCGCGGGTTCCTTCGTCAAGGCCGCCGCGGAGATTGCCGCCAACCAACTGGTGATTGGCAGCCCGGCAAGGGTGATCCGCGAACTGACCGAACAGGAATTAGCCTGGAAACGCACTGGCACACTCCAGTATCAGGAGCTGGTCTTACGCTGCAAAAACAGCCTGAAAGAAGTGGCCCCTCTCACTGAACCAGAGCCAGGCCGCCAACGCCTGAATTTTGGCGACCACATCATCCCCAAAAGCCAACTTTAG
- a CDS encoding aromatic amino acid transaminase — protein MFAHITPSTPDPIMSLMEAYMQDANPQKVNLGIGLYYDHQGNIPLMQAVHIAEQRLLEQQRPHTYPPIEGSALFARQIQTLLFGEPADRIATVQTVGGSGALKLGADFIHHYLARREIWVSDPTWANHWAIFEGAGLKVNTYPYFDDASGQLRFEAMLDTLSALPEGAVVLLHPCCHNPTGTDLNPSQWQAVIEVVQRRRLLPFFDIAYQGFGDGLDEDCFALRAMLKTDVDFLVSNSFSKNVALYGQRLGGLSVRCATAEAAVNVKGALKTLIRRSYSCPPTHGSQIVETLLADPQLYQQWASELTTMRQRIKQMRVGLAAGLEQGGTTLDYTRIRDQKGMFSYTGLNERQLGQLRQQYSIYLVAPGRMCLPGLNQQNLDYVTAAILDVTRTA, from the coding sequence ATGTTCGCACATATTACCCCGTCAACACCCGATCCTATTATGTCTCTGATGGAAGCCTATATGCAGGATGCTAATCCGCAAAAGGTTAATTTGGGTATCGGTCTGTATTACGATCATCAGGGTAATATTCCCCTGATGCAGGCCGTACATATTGCCGAACAGCGTTTACTGGAACAACAACGGCCACATACTTACCCGCCAATCGAAGGTTCTGCACTGTTTGCCCGCCAGATCCAGACGCTGCTGTTTGGTGAACCGGCGGACCGTATTGCCACGGTACAAACTGTGGGGGGCTCTGGAGCGCTGAAGCTGGGCGCTGATTTTATTCATCACTATCTGGCACGTCGCGAAATCTGGGTTTCCGATCCTACCTGGGCCAACCACTGGGCGATCTTCGAAGGCGCTGGCTTGAAGGTGAATACCTACCCGTATTTTGACGATGCGTCTGGTCAACTGCGTTTTGAAGCCATGCTCGACACGCTCTCTGCTTTGCCGGAAGGGGCGGTGGTGCTACTGCATCCTTGCTGCCATAACCCCACTGGCACCGATCTCAACCCATCACAATGGCAGGCAGTGATCGAGGTGGTGCAACGGCGTCGGCTGCTGCCTTTCTTTGACATCGCCTATCAAGGCTTTGGCGACGGGCTGGACGAAGACTGCTTCGCACTGCGGGCGATGTTGAAAACCGACGTGGATTTTCTGGTCAGCAACTCCTTTTCCAAGAACGTGGCGCTGTATGGCCAGCGTTTAGGGGGGCTATCGGTGCGCTGTGCTACGGCTGAGGCTGCGGTGAACGTGAAAGGCGCATTGAAGACGCTGATCCGCCGCAGTTATTCCTGCCCGCCGACTCACGGCAGCCAGATTGTGGAAACCCTGCTGGCAGACCCACAGCTATATCAACAGTGGGCCAGTGAATTGACCACCATGCGCCAACGCATCAAACAGATGCGCGTTGGCCTGGCTGCTGGCCTGGAGCAGGGCGGTACCACGCTGGACTACACCCGCATTCGCGATCAAAAGGGCATGTTCAGCTACACCGGGTTGAATGAACGCCAGCTCGGCCAACTGCGGCAGCAATATTCCATTTATCTGGTGGCGCCTGGCAGGATGTGCCTGCCTGGCCTGAACCAGCAAAACCTGGACTATGTGACCGCCGCCATCCTTGACGTTACCCGTACCGCATAG
- a CDS encoding amino acid permease, whose translation MKDAKRFDAIARRQDGLKKHLTAGQMSMLAIGGAIGTGLFLGSAYAIQMAGPSVLLSYFIGGVIALLLMGCLAEMTSEHPTPGSFGDYAEFYLSPLFGFLVRYSYWSCVVLAVGTEVTAIGMYMQFWFPGTPIWPWVLLFSAAVIVVNVVGVKSFGQVEYALSTVKVVAISAFIMIGIGILAFSANPTFGIRNFTDNGGFFPFGVKGMWFAVIVSIFSYLSIEMIAVAAGEAKNPVVAVKSAFKGTILRLFIFYMMSIALMLAIVPWRQSGTGESPFLVAMNVIHLPAAAGIFNFVVLIAALSAMNSQLYITTRMMFSLSRAGQAPAALGRLSKRGIPVNALALSCVGIIVSIVLSIAAPEKSFAVMMSISVYGACFTWLMIFVTHLFFRRQHTQTHLKFRMWGYPYFTLAGALLMAGLMITTLFTDFFRMTLWFGIPFTALLIAIYFYSRRGQASVAAEAPVQSLE comes from the coding sequence ATGAAAGACGCGAAACGTTTTGACGCTATCGCCCGGCGGCAGGATGGGCTGAAAAAGCACCTGACCGCCGGGCAGATGTCGATGCTGGCTATCGGTGGGGCCATCGGTACCGGCTTGTTCCTGGGGAGTGCTTACGCGATCCAAATGGCTGGGCCAAGCGTACTGCTGAGCTATTTTATCGGCGGGGTGATTGCGCTGCTGCTGATGGGATGCCTGGCGGAAATGACCTCCGAGCACCCAACCCCAGGATCGTTCGGCGATTATGCAGAGTTCTATCTCAGCCCGTTGTTTGGCTTTCTGGTGCGTTATTCCTATTGGTCTTGCGTGGTGTTGGCAGTGGGCACCGAGGTGACCGCCATCGGCATGTATATGCAGTTCTGGTTCCCAGGTACGCCGATCTGGCCGTGGGTGCTGTTGTTCTCGGCGGCGGTGATCGTCGTCAACGTGGTTGGGGTCAAGTCTTTTGGCCAGGTGGAGTATGCACTCTCTACCGTCAAGGTGGTGGCCATTTCGGCGTTTATCATGATTGGTATCGGCATCCTGGCGTTTTCCGCCAACCCGACCTTCGGCATCCGTAACTTCACCGACAACGGTGGCTTTTTCCCGTTCGGGGTGAAAGGCATGTGGTTTGCGGTGATCGTTTCGATATTCAGCTATCTGAGTATTGAGATGATCGCGGTTGCCGCAGGGGAAGCGAAAAACCCGGTGGTTGCCGTGAAAAGCGCCTTCAAAGGCACCATTCTGCGGCTGTTTATCTTCTATATGATGTCGATAGCGCTGATGCTGGCCATCGTGCCGTGGCGGCAGTCTGGCACCGGTGAAAGCCCGTTCCTGGTGGCGATGAACGTGATCCATCTGCCTGCCGCCGCCGGGATCTTTAACTTTGTGGTACTGATTGCTGCACTGTCTGCCATGAACAGCCAGTTGTATATAACCACCCGCATGATGTTTTCACTGTCCCGTGCCGGGCAGGCACCGGCGGCGCTGGGGCGGCTCAGCAAACGGGGTATTCCGGTCAACGCGCTGGCGCTCTCTTGCGTGGGGATTATTGTCTCTATCGTGCTGAGTATTGCCGCTCCAGAGAAATCGTTCGCGGTGATGATGTCGATCTCGGTGTACGGTGCCTGTTTCACCTGGCTGATGATCTTTGTTACCCACCTGTTCTTCCGCCGCCAGCATACGCAGACGCACCTCAAGTTCCGCATGTGGGGTTATCCTTACTTTACCTTGGCGGGGGCGCTCCTGATGGCCGGGCTAATGATAACTACGCTATTCACCGACTTCTTTAGAATGACGCTGTGGTTTGGCATTCCCTTCACCGCGCTGTTGATCGCCATCTATTTCTACAGTCGACGAGGGCAGGCATCGGTTGCAGCTGAAGCACCGGTACAGAGTTTGGAGTAA
- a CDS encoding RidA family protein — protein MRTVIETGLPEIGQPFSWATKGGGMLFTAHGPVRQDGTIETGDPEKQITLTFDNLATTLKAANSHSDNVLQVIVYLTDVNDVKLLDQIYKQYFNYPYPNRSTVIVDKLVVPGMKIEITVSATA, from the coding sequence ATGCGCACAGTCATTGAAACCGGCCTGCCGGAGATCGGGCAACCTTTTTCATGGGCGACCAAAGGTGGTGGGATGTTATTCACCGCCCATGGCCCGGTCCGCCAGGATGGTACTATTGAAACCGGCGACCCGGAAAAACAAATCACGCTGACGTTTGATAATTTAGCCACCACGCTGAAGGCCGCCAATAGCCATAGCGATAATGTATTACAGGTTATTGTTTATCTTACCGATGTTAATGACGTTAAGTTGCTCGATCAAATCTACAAACAGTATTTTAATTATCCGTATCCCAACCGCTCAACGGTGATTGTTGATAAGTTAGTGGTGCCAGGGATGAAAATAGAAATCACCGTTAGCGCCACAGCGTAA
- the paaX gene encoding phenylacetic acid degradation operon negative regulatory protein PaaX translates to MEHKLDDFIRHALSAQPISGTSLIISLYGDALSHRGGEVWLGSLSALLEALGFGDRFVRTSVFRLQKEGWLDVEKLGRRSYYRVTEQGMRQFRHAESKIYLSEQPQWDGKWELLLLESAEKTERVRLKKELGWLGFGQIANNLMAAPTHAQTDVTALLGELNASEQVIYFRADYPYNRSEQTLRQMVANCWSLSEVAGYYHEFIVSFRPLMALLREADEQELTPLRCFQIKLLLIHFFRRVVLKDPLLPDALLPAQWEGQIARNLCINIYQRVDRAATEYVSALAETSIGTLPAPSAGYYRRFGGLPRDPTTF, encoded by the coding sequence ATGGAACATAAACTGGACGACTTTATCCGCCATGCGTTAAGTGCCCAACCGATCAGCGGCACCTCGCTGATCATCTCACTCTACGGCGATGCGCTGAGCCATCGCGGCGGTGAGGTGTGGCTGGGCAGCTTAAGCGCACTGCTGGAAGCCCTGGGCTTCGGCGATCGCTTTGTGCGTACCTCGGTATTTCGTTTGCAAAAAGAAGGTTGGCTGGACGTAGAGAAGCTTGGGCGGCGCAGCTATTACCGCGTTACCGAACAGGGTATGCGCCAGTTTCGCCATGCCGAATCCAAAATCTACCTCAGCGAACAGCCGCAGTGGGATGGCAAGTGGGAGCTACTGCTGTTGGAAAGTGCGGAAAAAACCGAGCGTGTACGGCTGAAAAAAGAGCTGGGCTGGCTGGGCTTTGGCCAGATCGCCAACAACCTGATGGCCGCGCCCACCCATGCGCAAACCGACGTCACCGCCCTGCTTGGCGAGCTCAACGCTAGTGAACAGGTGATCTACTTCCGTGCCGACTATCCCTATAACCGTTCCGAACAGACGCTGCGGCAAATGGTCGCTAACTGCTGGTCGTTGAGCGAGGTGGCCGGTTACTACCATGAGTTTATCGTCTCCTTCCGCCCGTTGATGGCCTTACTGCGCGAAGCCGACGAGCAGGAACTGACGCCCCTGCGATGCTTTCAGATTAAGCTATTATTAATCCACTTTTTCCGCCGCGTGGTGTTGAAAGATCCTCTGCTGCCAGATGCCCTGTTACCCGCTCAATGGGAAGGCCAAATCGCCCGCAACCTGTGCATCAATATCTATCAGCGAGTGGATCGCGCCGCAACGGAATATGTCAGCGCTTTGGCAGAAACCTCCATCGGCACCTTACCTGCACCCAGTGCCGGTTACTATCGCCGCTTTGGCGGACTGCCGCGCGATCCCACTACATTTTGA